In the Nitratiruptor sp. YY09-18 genome, CAAATGATCGTAGTGCCACAGCTAAGTAGATTTAGTTACGTATTTCCAGATCCTCGCCGCGCATCCCCTGAAGGTATTGTAGCTTTTGGCGGGGATCTGAGTCCCCATCGCATCCTCACAGCCTATCGCAACGGTATTTTCCCTTGGTACAACGAAGGTGATCCAATTCTTTGGTGGTCTCCAGATCCAAGATGTATACTCTATCCAGACAATATCAAAATATCTCGCTCACTCAAAAAGAGTCTCAAAAAATATGAAGTTCGCGTCGATACTAATTTTGAAGCAGTTATAAAAAACTGCAAAGATATTCGCGATGAGACGTGGATACTGCCTGAAATCATTGAGGCCTTTTGTGAGCTCCATGAGATGGGATTTGCTCACTCCATTGAGACATACTATGAAGGGAAGCTTGTGGGTGGGCTCTATGGTCTGAGTCTTGGTGGAGTATTTTTTGGTGAGAGTATGTTTAGTAAACGCAGTGATGCGAGTAAAGTTGCTCTTGTAAGGCTATGTGATATAGCAAAAAGATTCGATTTTGATTTTATTGATTGTCAGATTCCAAGTGCACATCTAAGGCGCATGGGAGCTGAAGAGATTGCACGAGAGCAGTTTTTGAATGAACTAGAGAATGCTTTGCAAAAAAGTGGAAAATATGGAAAATGGGAGGATATATGTTTTTAGAAGATATCGAGTTTTCATTGTGGGTTGATTTTATAGAAAGAGAGTTCATTCACACAACACTCAAAAATCTCATTGAGCAAAATATTGTCAATGGCGCTACGAGTAATCCGGCAATTTTTAAAAATGCAATCTTGAATTCACCAGCATACAAGGAGCAGCTAGCAAAACTAAGTGGTGATGCAAAAGCAAAGTATGAAGCATTAGCAATAGAAGATATCAAGATGGCTGCTGATGTACTTAAGCCACTATATGATAAAGGAGATGATG is a window encoding:
- the aat gene encoding leucyl/phenylalanyl-tRNA--protein transferase; translation: MIVVPQLSRFSYVFPDPRRASPEGIVAFGGDLSPHRILTAYRNGIFPWYNEGDPILWWSPDPRCILYPDNIKISRSLKKSLKKYEVRVDTNFEAVIKNCKDIRDETWILPEIIEAFCELHEMGFAHSIETYYEGKLVGGLYGLSLGGVFFGESMFSKRSDASKVALVRLCDIAKRFDFDFIDCQIPSAHLRRMGAEEIAREQFLNELENALQKSGKYGKWEDICF